One window of Falco cherrug isolate bFalChe1 chromosome 21, bFalChe1.pri, whole genome shotgun sequence genomic DNA carries:
- the LOC106630874 gene encoding tripartite motif-containing protein 10-like isoform X3: MMESGRSNADLEGWNAKIRKLTEEFEESDTELEECDTENGELTAEIDNLTGELEERDRRISKLTSDLGECDAKIKERDRKITKLAAETRRLTALLGDRDSRLRKLTAELAKCDTTIRLFTVELGERHTKIGELTADIGDCNRKLRMHAAELEERDVKIRENEAEIRRLTELLEDRDSEVRKQDAVIRKLTTRLEEFNDQEADESSEELGESALERDELNKELGERDRKIEEITEELVERTAQIDELNTELGERDTKIDELSAEIEKRNRKIDELTAELEEYKAKMRKCIKEHRKEEEKMASVTLDPETAHPRLILSKDQKSVRWEYMLQESPDSPERFDADPCVLGCEAFTSGRHYWVVDLAEGQYCAVGVSKESLRRKGPINFNPEEGIWAVQQWGFKNRALTSPPTLLNLPRVPRKIRISLDYEWGEVAFFDVENKIPIFTFPSASFAGERIRPWFWVELGSLSLVR, encoded by the exons ATGATGGAGTCAG ggAGAAGTAATGCAGATCTTG AAGGATGGAATGCAAAAATCA ggaAGTTAACAGAAGAATTTG AAGAAAGCGACACAGAACTTG AGGAATGTGACACAGAAAATG gTGAACTTACAGCAGAAATTG acaaTCTGACTGGGGAGCTTG aggaACGTGACAGAAGAATTA gCAAGCTTACATCAGACCTTG GTGAATGCGATGCAAAAATCA aggaACGTGATAGAAAAATTA ccAAGCTTGCAGCAGAAACAC GTAGACTCACTGCACTGCTTG ggGACCGCGACTCAAGGCTTC gGAAACTCACTGCAGAACTTG CAAAATGTGATACAACAATTA gaTTATTTACAGTAGAGCTTG GAGAGCGGCACACAAAAATAG gtgaaCTTACTGCAGACATCG ggGACTGCAACAGAAAACTTC gaaTGCATGCAGCAGAACTTG AGGAACGGGATGTGAAAATCA gggaaaatgaagcagagatAA GGCGCCTTACTGAGCTGCTTG aggaCCGGGATTCGGAAGTTC gaaaacagGATGCTGTCATTA gaaaattgaCGACAAGGCTTG agGAATTCAATGACCAGGAAGCTG ATGAATCTTCTGAGGAGCTTG GGGAGAGTGCTCTGGAAAGGG atgAACTCAACAAAGAACTTG gGGAACGTGACAGAAAAATAG aGGAAATCACTGAAGAGCTTG tggAACGGACTGCACAGATTg ATGAACTCAATACAGAGCTGG gAGAACGTGATACCAAAATTG atgAACTGTCTGCAGAAATTG AAAAACGCAATAGAAAAATTG atgAACTCACTGCAGAGCTTG aggaatacaaagcaaaaatgc gaaaatgcaTCAAAGAGCACA ggaaagaggaagaaaaaatgg cAAGTGTGACACTGGACCCAGAGACAGCACACCCCCGCCTCATCCTCTCCAAGGACCAGAAGAGCGTGAGATGGGAATACATGCTGCAGGAGTCTCCCGACAGCCCTGAGCGGTTTGACGCCGATCCTTGTGTGCTGGGTTGCGAAGCCTTCACCTCTGGAAGACACTACTGGGTGGTGGATCTAGCTGAGGGACAGTACTGCGCGGTTGGGGTTAGCAAAGAGTCTCTGCGGAGGAAGGGACCCATCAACTTTAATCCCGAGGAAGGGATCTGGGCAGTGCAGCAATGGGGATTTAAGAACCGTGCCCTCACTTCTCCTCCAACCCTCCTTAACCTGCCACGGGTCCCCAGAAAGATCCGGATCTCTCTTGACTACGAATGGGGAGAGGTGGCATTTTTTGATGTGGAGAACAAAATACCAATCTTCACCTTTCCTTCGGCTTCCTTTGCTGGGGAGCGGATCCGGCCGTGGTTCTGGGTGGAGCTGGGCTCACTGTCTCTGGTCCGATGA
- the LOC106630874 gene encoding tripartite motif-containing protein 10-like isoform X6 — protein MMESGRSNADLEGWNAKIRKLTEEFEESDTELEECDTENGKCELTAEIDNLTGELEERDRRISKLTSDLGECDAKIKERDRKITKLAAETRRLTALLGDRDSRLRKLTAELAKCDTTIRLFTVELGERHTKIGELTADIGDCNRKLRMHAAELEERDVKIRENEAEIRRLTELLEDRDSEVRKQDAVIRKLTTRLEEFNDQEADESSEELGESALERDELNKELGERDRKIEEITEELVERTAQIDELNTELGERDTKIEKRNRKIDELTAELEEYKAKMRKCIKEHRKEEEKMASVTLDPETAHPRLILSKDQKSVRWEYMLQESPDSPERFDADPCVLGCEAFTSGRHYWVVDLAEGQYCAVGVSKESLRRKGPINFNPEEGIWAVQQWGFKNRALTSPPTLLNLPRVPRKIRISLDYEWGEVAFFDVENKIPIFTFPSASFAGERIRPWFWVELGSLSLVR, from the exons ATGATGGAGTCAG ggAGAAGTAATGCAGATCTTG AAGGATGGAATGCAAAAATCA ggaAGTTAACAGAAGAATTTG AAGAAAGCGACACAGAACTTG AGGAATGTGACACAGAAAATGGTAAGT gTGAACTTACAGCAGAAATTG acaaTCTGACTGGGGAGCTTG aggaACGTGACAGAAGAATTA gCAAGCTTACATCAGACCTTG GTGAATGCGATGCAAAAATCA aggaACGTGATAGAAAAATTA ccAAGCTTGCAGCAGAAACAC GTAGACTCACTGCACTGCTTG ggGACCGCGACTCAAGGCTTC gGAAACTCACTGCAGAACTTG CAAAATGTGATACAACAATTA gaTTATTTACAGTAGAGCTTG GAGAGCGGCACACAAAAATAG gtgaaCTTACTGCAGACATCG ggGACTGCAACAGAAAACTTC gaaTGCATGCAGCAGAACTTG AGGAACGGGATGTGAAAATCA gggaaaatgaagcagagatAA GGCGCCTTACTGAGCTGCTTG aggaCCGGGATTCGGAAGTTC gaaaacagGATGCTGTCATTA gaaaattgaCGACAAGGCTTG agGAATTCAATGACCAGGAAGCTG ATGAATCTTCTGAGGAGCTTG GGGAGAGTGCTCTGGAAAGGG atgAACTCAACAAAGAACTTG gGGAACGTGACAGAAAAATAG aGGAAATCACTGAAGAGCTTG tggAACGGACTGCACAGATTg ATGAACTCAATACAGAGCTGG gAGAACGTGATACCAAAATTG AAAAACGCAATAGAAAAATTG atgAACTCACTGCAGAGCTTG aggaatacaaagcaaaaatgc gaaaatgcaTCAAAGAGCACA ggaaagaggaagaaaaaatgg cAAGTGTGACACTGGACCCAGAGACAGCACACCCCCGCCTCATCCTCTCCAAGGACCAGAAGAGCGTGAGATGGGAATACATGCTGCAGGAGTCTCCCGACAGCCCTGAGCGGTTTGACGCCGATCCTTGTGTGCTGGGTTGCGAAGCCTTCACCTCTGGAAGACACTACTGGGTGGTGGATCTAGCTGAGGGACAGTACTGCGCGGTTGGGGTTAGCAAAGAGTCTCTGCGGAGGAAGGGACCCATCAACTTTAATCCCGAGGAAGGGATCTGGGCAGTGCAGCAATGGGGATTTAAGAACCGTGCCCTCACTTCTCCTCCAACCCTCCTTAACCTGCCACGGGTCCCCAGAAAGATCCGGATCTCTCTTGACTACGAATGGGGAGAGGTGGCATTTTTTGATGTGGAGAACAAAATACCAATCTTCACCTTTCCTTCGGCTTCCTTTGCTGGGGAGCGGATCCGGCCGTGGTTCTGGGTGGAGCTGGGCTCACTGTCTCTGGTCCGATGA
- the LOC106630874 gene encoding tripartite motif-containing protein 10-like isoform X8, whose translation MMESGRSNADLEGWNAKIRKLTEEFEECDTENGKCELTAEIDNLTGELEERDRRISKLTSDLGECDAKIKERDRKITKLAAETRRLTALLGDRDSRLRKLTAELAKCDTTIRLFTVELGERHTKIGELTADIGDCNRKLRMHAAELEERDVKIRENEAEIRRLTELLEDRDSEVRKQDAVIRKLTTRLEEFNDQEADESSEELGESALERDELNKELGERDRKIEEITEELVERTAQIDELNTELGERDTKIDELSAEIEKRNRKIDELTAELEEYKAKMRKCIKEHRKEEEKMASVTLDPETAHPRLILSKDQKSVRWEYMLQESPDSPERFDADPCVLGCEAFTSGRHYWVVDLAEGQYCAVGVSKESLRRKGPINFNPEEGIWAVQQWGFKNRALTSPPTLLNLPRVPRKIRISLDYEWGEVAFFDVENKIPIFTFPSASFAGERIRPWFWVELGSLSLVR comes from the exons ATGATGGAGTCAG ggAGAAGTAATGCAGATCTTG AAGGATGGAATGCAAAAATCA ggaAGTTAACAGAAGAATTTG AGGAATGTGACACAGAAAATGGTAAGT gTGAACTTACAGCAGAAATTG acaaTCTGACTGGGGAGCTTG aggaACGTGACAGAAGAATTA gCAAGCTTACATCAGACCTTG GTGAATGCGATGCAAAAATCA aggaACGTGATAGAAAAATTA ccAAGCTTGCAGCAGAAACAC GTAGACTCACTGCACTGCTTG ggGACCGCGACTCAAGGCTTC gGAAACTCACTGCAGAACTTG CAAAATGTGATACAACAATTA gaTTATTTACAGTAGAGCTTG GAGAGCGGCACACAAAAATAG gtgaaCTTACTGCAGACATCG ggGACTGCAACAGAAAACTTC gaaTGCATGCAGCAGAACTTG AGGAACGGGATGTGAAAATCA gggaaaatgaagcagagatAA GGCGCCTTACTGAGCTGCTTG aggaCCGGGATTCGGAAGTTC gaaaacagGATGCTGTCATTA gaaaattgaCGACAAGGCTTG agGAATTCAATGACCAGGAAGCTG ATGAATCTTCTGAGGAGCTTG GGGAGAGTGCTCTGGAAAGGG atgAACTCAACAAAGAACTTG gGGAACGTGACAGAAAAATAG aGGAAATCACTGAAGAGCTTG tggAACGGACTGCACAGATTg ATGAACTCAATACAGAGCTGG gAGAACGTGATACCAAAATTG atgAACTGTCTGCAGAAATTG AAAAACGCAATAGAAAAATTG atgAACTCACTGCAGAGCTTG aggaatacaaagcaaaaatgc gaaaatgcaTCAAAGAGCACA ggaaagaggaagaaaaaatgg cAAGTGTGACACTGGACCCAGAGACAGCACACCCCCGCCTCATCCTCTCCAAGGACCAGAAGAGCGTGAGATGGGAATACATGCTGCAGGAGTCTCCCGACAGCCCTGAGCGGTTTGACGCCGATCCTTGTGTGCTGGGTTGCGAAGCCTTCACCTCTGGAAGACACTACTGGGTGGTGGATCTAGCTGAGGGACAGTACTGCGCGGTTGGGGTTAGCAAAGAGTCTCTGCGGAGGAAGGGACCCATCAACTTTAATCCCGAGGAAGGGATCTGGGCAGTGCAGCAATGGGGATTTAAGAACCGTGCCCTCACTTCTCCTCCAACCCTCCTTAACCTGCCACGGGTCCCCAGAAAGATCCGGATCTCTCTTGACTACGAATGGGGAGAGGTGGCATTTTTTGATGTGGAGAACAAAATACCAATCTTCACCTTTCCTTCGGCTTCCTTTGCTGGGGAGCGGATCCGGCCGTGGTTCTGGGTGGAGCTGGGCTCACTGTCTCTGGTCCGATGA
- the LOC106630874 gene encoding tripartite motif-containing protein 10-like isoform X2 encodes MMESGRSNADLEGWNAKIRKLTEEFESDTELEECDTENGKCELTAEIDNLTGELEERDRRISKLTSDLGECDAKIKERDRKITKLAAETRRLTALLGDRDSRLRKLTAELAKCDTTIRLFTVELGERHTKIGELTADIGDCNRKLRMHAAELEERDVKIRENEAEIRRLTELLEDRDSEVRKQDAVIRKLTTRLEEFNDQEADESSEELGESALERDELNKELGERDRKIEEITEELVERTAQIDELNTELGERDTKIDELSAEIEKRNRKIDELTAELEEYKAKMRKCIKEHRKEEEKMASVTLDPETAHPRLILSKDQKSVRWEYMLQESPDSPERFDADPCVLGCEAFTSGRHYWVVDLAEGQYCAVGVSKESLRRKGPINFNPEEGIWAVQQWGFKNRALTSPPTLLNLPRVPRKIRISLDYEWGEVAFFDVENKIPIFTFPSASFAGERIRPWFWVELGSLSLVR; translated from the exons ATGATGGAGTCAG ggAGAAGTAATGCAGATCTTG AAGGATGGAATGCAAAAATCA ggaAGTTAACAGAAGAATTTG AAAGCGACACAGAACTTG AGGAATGTGACACAGAAAATGGTAAGT gTGAACTTACAGCAGAAATTG acaaTCTGACTGGGGAGCTTG aggaACGTGACAGAAGAATTA gCAAGCTTACATCAGACCTTG GTGAATGCGATGCAAAAATCA aggaACGTGATAGAAAAATTA ccAAGCTTGCAGCAGAAACAC GTAGACTCACTGCACTGCTTG ggGACCGCGACTCAAGGCTTC gGAAACTCACTGCAGAACTTG CAAAATGTGATACAACAATTA gaTTATTTACAGTAGAGCTTG GAGAGCGGCACACAAAAATAG gtgaaCTTACTGCAGACATCG ggGACTGCAACAGAAAACTTC gaaTGCATGCAGCAGAACTTG AGGAACGGGATGTGAAAATCA gggaaaatgaagcagagatAA GGCGCCTTACTGAGCTGCTTG aggaCCGGGATTCGGAAGTTC gaaaacagGATGCTGTCATTA gaaaattgaCGACAAGGCTTG agGAATTCAATGACCAGGAAGCTG ATGAATCTTCTGAGGAGCTTG GGGAGAGTGCTCTGGAAAGGG atgAACTCAACAAAGAACTTG gGGAACGTGACAGAAAAATAG aGGAAATCACTGAAGAGCTTG tggAACGGACTGCACAGATTg ATGAACTCAATACAGAGCTGG gAGAACGTGATACCAAAATTG atgAACTGTCTGCAGAAATTG AAAAACGCAATAGAAAAATTG atgAACTCACTGCAGAGCTTG aggaatacaaagcaaaaatgc gaaaatgcaTCAAAGAGCACA ggaaagaggaagaaaaaatgg cAAGTGTGACACTGGACCCAGAGACAGCACACCCCCGCCTCATCCTCTCCAAGGACCAGAAGAGCGTGAGATGGGAATACATGCTGCAGGAGTCTCCCGACAGCCCTGAGCGGTTTGACGCCGATCCTTGTGTGCTGGGTTGCGAAGCCTTCACCTCTGGAAGACACTACTGGGTGGTGGATCTAGCTGAGGGACAGTACTGCGCGGTTGGGGTTAGCAAAGAGTCTCTGCGGAGGAAGGGACCCATCAACTTTAATCCCGAGGAAGGGATCTGGGCAGTGCAGCAATGGGGATTTAAGAACCGTGCCCTCACTTCTCCTCCAACCCTCCTTAACCTGCCACGGGTCCCCAGAAAGATCCGGATCTCTCTTGACTACGAATGGGGAGAGGTGGCATTTTTTGATGTGGAGAACAAAATACCAATCTTCACCTTTCCTTCGGCTTCCTTTGCTGGGGAGCGGATCCGGCCGTGGTTCTGGGTGGAGCTGGGCTCACTGTCTCTGGTCCGATGA
- the LOC106630874 gene encoding tripartite motif-containing protein 15-like isoform X7 yields MMESGRSNADLEGWNAKIRKLTEEFEESDTELEECDTENGKCELTAEIDNLTGELEERDRRISKLTSDLGECDAKIKERDRKITKLAAETRRLTALLGDRDSRLRKLTAELAKCDTTIRLFTVELGERHTKIGELTADIGDCNRKLRMHAAELEERDVKIRENEAEIRRLTELLEDRDSEVRKQDAVIRKLTTRLEEFNDQEADESSEELGESALERDELNKELGERDRKIVERTAQIDELNTELGERDTKIDELSAEIEKRNRKIDELTAELEEYKAKMRKCIKEHRKEEEKMASVTLDPETAHPRLILSKDQKSVRWEYMLQESPDSPERFDADPCVLGCEAFTSGRHYWVVDLAEGQYCAVGVSKESLRRKGPINFNPEEGIWAVQQWGFKNRALTSPPTLLNLPRVPRKIRISLDYEWGEVAFFDVENKIPIFTFPSASFAGERIRPWFWVELGSLSLVR; encoded by the exons ATGATGGAGTCAG ggAGAAGTAATGCAGATCTTG AAGGATGGAATGCAAAAATCA ggaAGTTAACAGAAGAATTTG AAGAAAGCGACACAGAACTTG AGGAATGTGACACAGAAAATGGTAAGT gTGAACTTACAGCAGAAATTG acaaTCTGACTGGGGAGCTTG aggaACGTGACAGAAGAATTA gCAAGCTTACATCAGACCTTG GTGAATGCGATGCAAAAATCA aggaACGTGATAGAAAAATTA ccAAGCTTGCAGCAGAAACAC GTAGACTCACTGCACTGCTTG ggGACCGCGACTCAAGGCTTC gGAAACTCACTGCAGAACTTG CAAAATGTGATACAACAATTA gaTTATTTACAGTAGAGCTTG GAGAGCGGCACACAAAAATAG gtgaaCTTACTGCAGACATCG ggGACTGCAACAGAAAACTTC gaaTGCATGCAGCAGAACTTG AGGAACGGGATGTGAAAATCA gggaaaatgaagcagagatAA GGCGCCTTACTGAGCTGCTTG aggaCCGGGATTCGGAAGTTC gaaaacagGATGCTGTCATTA gaaaattgaCGACAAGGCTTG agGAATTCAATGACCAGGAAGCTG ATGAATCTTCTGAGGAGCTTG GGGAGAGTGCTCTGGAAAGGG atgAACTCAACAAAGAACTTG gGGAACGTGACAGAAAAATAG tggAACGGACTGCACAGATTg ATGAACTCAATACAGAGCTGG gAGAACGTGATACCAAAATTG atgAACTGTCTGCAGAAATTG AAAAACGCAATAGAAAAATTG atgAACTCACTGCAGAGCTTG aggaatacaaagcaaaaatgc gaaaatgcaTCAAAGAGCACA ggaaagaggaagaaaaaatgg cAAGTGTGACACTGGACCCAGAGACAGCACACCCCCGCCTCATCCTCTCCAAGGACCAGAAGAGCGTGAGATGGGAATACATGCTGCAGGAGTCTCCCGACAGCCCTGAGCGGTTTGACGCCGATCCTTGTGTGCTGGGTTGCGAAGCCTTCACCTCTGGAAGACACTACTGGGTGGTGGATCTAGCTGAGGGACAGTACTGCGCGGTTGGGGTTAGCAAAGAGTCTCTGCGGAGGAAGGGACCCATCAACTTTAATCCCGAGGAAGGGATCTGGGCAGTGCAGCAATGGGGATTTAAGAACCGTGCCCTCACTTCTCCTCCAACCCTCCTTAACCTGCCACGGGTCCCCAGAAAGATCCGGATCTCTCTTGACTACGAATGGGGAGAGGTGGCATTTTTTGATGTGGAGAACAAAATACCAATCTTCACCTTTCCTTCGGCTTCCTTTGCTGGGGAGCGGATCCGGCCGTGGTTCTGGGTGGAGCTGGGCTCACTGTCTCTGGTCCGATGA
- the LOC106630874 gene encoding tripartite motif-containing protein 10-like isoform X9: MMESGRSNADLEGWNAKIRKLTEEFEECDTENGELTAEIDNLTGELEERDRRISKLTSDLGECDAKIKERDRKITKLAAETRRLTALLGDRDSRLRKLTAELAKCDTTIRLFTVELGERHTKIGELTADIGDCNRKLRMHAAELEERDVKIRENEAEIRRLTELLEDRDSEVRKQDAVIRKLTTRLEEFNDQEADESSEELGESALERDELNKELGERDRKIEEITEELVERTAQIDELNTELGERDTKIDELSAEIEKRNRKIDELTAELEEYKAKMRKCIKEHRKEEEKMASVTLDPETAHPRLILSKDQKSVRWEYMLQESPDSPERFDADPCVLGCEAFTSGRHYWVVDLAEGQYCAVGVSKESLRRKGPINFNPEEGIWAVQQWGFKNRALTSPPTLLNLPRVPRKIRISLDYEWGEVAFFDVENKIPIFTFPSASFAGERIRPWFWVELGSLSLVR, translated from the exons ATGATGGAGTCAG ggAGAAGTAATGCAGATCTTG AAGGATGGAATGCAAAAATCA ggaAGTTAACAGAAGAATTTG AGGAATGTGACACAGAAAATG gTGAACTTACAGCAGAAATTG acaaTCTGACTGGGGAGCTTG aggaACGTGACAGAAGAATTA gCAAGCTTACATCAGACCTTG GTGAATGCGATGCAAAAATCA aggaACGTGATAGAAAAATTA ccAAGCTTGCAGCAGAAACAC GTAGACTCACTGCACTGCTTG ggGACCGCGACTCAAGGCTTC gGAAACTCACTGCAGAACTTG CAAAATGTGATACAACAATTA gaTTATTTACAGTAGAGCTTG GAGAGCGGCACACAAAAATAG gtgaaCTTACTGCAGACATCG ggGACTGCAACAGAAAACTTC gaaTGCATGCAGCAGAACTTG AGGAACGGGATGTGAAAATCA gggaaaatgaagcagagatAA GGCGCCTTACTGAGCTGCTTG aggaCCGGGATTCGGAAGTTC gaaaacagGATGCTGTCATTA gaaaattgaCGACAAGGCTTG agGAATTCAATGACCAGGAAGCTG ATGAATCTTCTGAGGAGCTTG GGGAGAGTGCTCTGGAAAGGG atgAACTCAACAAAGAACTTG gGGAACGTGACAGAAAAATAG aGGAAATCACTGAAGAGCTTG tggAACGGACTGCACAGATTg ATGAACTCAATACAGAGCTGG gAGAACGTGATACCAAAATTG atgAACTGTCTGCAGAAATTG AAAAACGCAATAGAAAAATTG atgAACTCACTGCAGAGCTTG aggaatacaaagcaaaaatgc gaaaatgcaTCAAAGAGCACA ggaaagaggaagaaaaaatgg cAAGTGTGACACTGGACCCAGAGACAGCACACCCCCGCCTCATCCTCTCCAAGGACCAGAAGAGCGTGAGATGGGAATACATGCTGCAGGAGTCTCCCGACAGCCCTGAGCGGTTTGACGCCGATCCTTGTGTGCTGGGTTGCGAAGCCTTCACCTCTGGAAGACACTACTGGGTGGTGGATCTAGCTGAGGGACAGTACTGCGCGGTTGGGGTTAGCAAAGAGTCTCTGCGGAGGAAGGGACCCATCAACTTTAATCCCGAGGAAGGGATCTGGGCAGTGCAGCAATGGGGATTTAAGAACCGTGCCCTCACTTCTCCTCCAACCCTCCTTAACCTGCCACGGGTCCCCAGAAAGATCCGGATCTCTCTTGACTACGAATGGGGAGAGGTGGCATTTTTTGATGTGGAGAACAAAATACCAATCTTCACCTTTCCTTCGGCTTCCTTTGCTGGGGAGCGGATCCGGCCGTGGTTCTGGGTGGAGCTGGGCTCACTGTCTCTGGTCCGATGA
- the LOC106630874 gene encoding tripartite motif-containing protein 10-like isoform X4: MMESGRSNADLEGWNAKIRKLTEEFESDTELEECDTENGELTAEIDNLTGELEERDRRISKLTSDLGECDAKIKERDRKITKLAAETRRLTALLGDRDSRLRKLTAELAKCDTTIRLFTVELGERHTKIGELTADIGDCNRKLRMHAAELEERDVKIRENEAEIRRLTELLEDRDSEVRKQDAVIRKLTTRLEEFNDQEADESSEELGESALERDELNKELGERDRKIEEITEELVERTAQIDELNTELGERDTKIDELSAEIEKRNRKIDELTAELEEYKAKMRKCIKEHRKEEEKMASVTLDPETAHPRLILSKDQKSVRWEYMLQESPDSPERFDADPCVLGCEAFTSGRHYWVVDLAEGQYCAVGVSKESLRRKGPINFNPEEGIWAVQQWGFKNRALTSPPTLLNLPRVPRKIRISLDYEWGEVAFFDVENKIPIFTFPSASFAGERIRPWFWVELGSLSLVR, translated from the exons ATGATGGAGTCAG ggAGAAGTAATGCAGATCTTG AAGGATGGAATGCAAAAATCA ggaAGTTAACAGAAGAATTTG AAAGCGACACAGAACTTG AGGAATGTGACACAGAAAATG gTGAACTTACAGCAGAAATTG acaaTCTGACTGGGGAGCTTG aggaACGTGACAGAAGAATTA gCAAGCTTACATCAGACCTTG GTGAATGCGATGCAAAAATCA aggaACGTGATAGAAAAATTA ccAAGCTTGCAGCAGAAACAC GTAGACTCACTGCACTGCTTG ggGACCGCGACTCAAGGCTTC gGAAACTCACTGCAGAACTTG CAAAATGTGATACAACAATTA gaTTATTTACAGTAGAGCTTG GAGAGCGGCACACAAAAATAG gtgaaCTTACTGCAGACATCG ggGACTGCAACAGAAAACTTC gaaTGCATGCAGCAGAACTTG AGGAACGGGATGTGAAAATCA gggaaaatgaagcagagatAA GGCGCCTTACTGAGCTGCTTG aggaCCGGGATTCGGAAGTTC gaaaacagGATGCTGTCATTA gaaaattgaCGACAAGGCTTG agGAATTCAATGACCAGGAAGCTG ATGAATCTTCTGAGGAGCTTG GGGAGAGTGCTCTGGAAAGGG atgAACTCAACAAAGAACTTG gGGAACGTGACAGAAAAATAG aGGAAATCACTGAAGAGCTTG tggAACGGACTGCACAGATTg ATGAACTCAATACAGAGCTGG gAGAACGTGATACCAAAATTG atgAACTGTCTGCAGAAATTG AAAAACGCAATAGAAAAATTG atgAACTCACTGCAGAGCTTG aggaatacaaagcaaaaatgc gaaaatgcaTCAAAGAGCACA ggaaagaggaagaaaaaatgg cAAGTGTGACACTGGACCCAGAGACAGCACACCCCCGCCTCATCCTCTCCAAGGACCAGAAGAGCGTGAGATGGGAATACATGCTGCAGGAGTCTCCCGACAGCCCTGAGCGGTTTGACGCCGATCCTTGTGTGCTGGGTTGCGAAGCCTTCACCTCTGGAAGACACTACTGGGTGGTGGATCTAGCTGAGGGACAGTACTGCGCGGTTGGGGTTAGCAAAGAGTCTCTGCGGAGGAAGGGACCCATCAACTTTAATCCCGAGGAAGGGATCTGGGCAGTGCAGCAATGGGGATTTAAGAACCGTGCCCTCACTTCTCCTCCAACCCTCCTTAACCTGCCACGGGTCCCCAGAAAGATCCGGATCTCTCTTGACTACGAATGGGGAGAGGTGGCATTTTTTGATGTGGAGAACAAAATACCAATCTTCACCTTTCCTTCGGCTTCCTTTGCTGGGGAGCGGATCCGGCCGTGGTTCTGGGTGGAGCTGGGCTCACTGTCTCTGGTCCGATGA